The following coding sequences lie in one Anas platyrhynchos isolate ZD024472 breed Pekin duck chromosome 15, IASCAAS_PekinDuck_T2T, whole genome shotgun sequence genomic window:
- the IL20RB gene encoding interleukin-20 receptor subunit beta translates to MSRSKTFPNLACFFLCALIAPNLTGEDALLPSPQNISILSTNMRHFLTWSPVTIQGETVRYSVEFQGEYEREYANESWIPICECSLITATVCNITEDISATVAYNLRVRADTGARRSQWGTLKGFFNRITTSLTPPPMKVIADGYHLLVELKDMGPAFQFCVLYWKKGQESRMHWKMVKDVSSTVHLDTMEAGHDYCVKAQTYVETINRSSSFSQTQCVRAQGGRSLWLVTAMISSAGFALAALTLLFLAWKTSKIFQYSCCPIAVLPDTLKAAEPPAQLILCGNEEAEQCDLMVCVMPSEEVLRLWIQETL, encoded by the exons ATGAGCAGGAGCaaaacattcccaaatctcGCCTGCTTCTTCCTCTGCGCTCTGATTGCACCTAATCTCACAG GTGAAGATGCTCTGCTGCCCTCACCTCAGAATATCTCTATTCTTTCTACCAACATGAGACACTTCTTAACATGGAGTCCTGTGACCATCCAGGGTGAAACTGTGAGATACTCTGTTGAATTTCAGGG ggaGTATGAACGTGAGTATGCTAATGAGAGCTGGATCCCCATCTGTGAGTGTTCACTCATCACAGCTACAGTGTGTAACATCACAGAGGATATCTCAGCCACTGTGGCCTATAACCTGCGTGTAAGGGCAGACACTGGTGCTCGAAGATCACAATGGGGCACCCTGAAGGGTTTCTTCAATCGCATCACAA CTTCCCTGACCCCACCTCCAATGAAGGTCATAGCAGATGGGTATCATTTACTAGTGGAGCTGAAAGACATGGGGCCTGCCTTTCAGTTCTGTGTCCTCTATTGGAAGAAAGGCCAGGAGAGTAGG ATGCACTGGAAGATGGTGAAAGATGTCAGCTCCACAGTTCACCTGGACACCATGGAGGCAGGACATGATTATTGTGTAAAAGCTCAGACATACGTCGAGACGATCAACAGAAGCAGTAGCTTCAGCCAGACACAGTGCGTGAGGGCACAAG GTGGCAGATCCTTGTGGCTCGTTACTGCCATGATATCCTCTGCTGGCTTTGCCCTGGCAGCTTTGACCCTGCTTTTCCTTGCCTGGAAAACAAGTAAAATCTTTCAGTATTCCTGCTGCCCCATTGCTGTCCTGCCAGACACACTg aaagcagcagagccCCCCGCCCAGCTGATACTGTGTGGGAATGAAGAAGCTGAGCAATGTGATCTGATGGTGTGTGTGATGCCTTCAGAAGAGGTTCTCCGACTTTGGATTCAAGAAACACTTTAg
- the LOC139998761 gene encoding LOW QUALITY PROTEIN: DNA repair endonuclease XPF-like (The sequence of the model RefSeq protein was modified relative to this genomic sequence to represent the inferred CDS: inserted 3 bases in 2 codons), protein MRYNVKGGQEQKSTQQTTIVDMQEFLSELXYHRHGIDIEPVTLEVGDYILTPDVCIERKSISDLIGSLNSGRLYTQCILMSHYYKLPILLIEFDPNKPFSLIPQGSLHQEISSSDVTSKLTLLNAXFPKLRILWCPPHATAELSEELKQNHPQPEAETAVAITADSETLSLTHITLCRLVCI, encoded by the exons ATGAGGTATAATGTGAAAG GTGGACAGGAACAGAAGAGTACTCAACAAACTACAATAGTGGACATGCAGGAATTTCTTAGTGAGCT CTATCATCGTCATGGTATTGACATTGAGCCTGTTACTTTGGAAGTTGGAGATTATATCTTAACTCCTGATGTCTGTATAGAGCGGAAGAGTATCAGTGATCTTATTGGTTCATTAAACAGTGGAAGACTGTACACACAATGCATTTTGATGTCTCATTACTATAAGCTACCAATTCTTCTGATTGAATTTGATCCTAACAAGCCTTTCTCCTTGATTCCACAAGGTTCTCTACATCAGGAGATTTCTAGTAGTGATGTTACTTCTAAACTAACTCTTCTTAATG GTTTCCCAAAGTTACGTATCCTGTGGTGTCCTCCCCACGCTACTGCTGAACTGTCTGAAgagttaaaacaaaaccatcCACAACCTGAGGCAGAAACAGCAGTGGCTATAACAGCAGATTCTGAAACTCTGAGTCTGACACATATAACTCTTTGCAGATTAGTCTGCATATGA